In Synechococcus sp. KORDI-100, a single window of DNA contains:
- the queF gene encoding preQ(1) synthase, producing MTAASAADRTLTPHYGERAIAQAELICFENPRPGRPYEVSIELPEFTCKCPFSGYPDFAVLRLVYQPGPRVVELKAIKLYVNSFRDRSISHEEVTNRILDDLVAATDPVWMQLEADFNPRGNVHTIVRVSHGTRQPC from the coding sequence GTGACTGCTGCTTCCGCTGCCGATCGGACGTTGACGCCTCATTACGGCGAGCGTGCCATCGCTCAAGCCGAGTTGATCTGTTTCGAAAATCCGCGCCCTGGCAGGCCCTATGAGGTCTCCATCGAGCTACCGGAATTCACCTGCAAGTGCCCGTTTTCGGGTTATCCGGATTTCGCTGTCCTGCGTTTGGTTTATCAACCCGGTCCTCGGGTCGTTGAATTGAAGGCGATCAAGCTTTACGTGAACAGTTTCCGGGATCGATCCATTTCCCATGAGGAAGTCACCAATCGCATCCTTGATGATTTGGTGGCTGCAACGGACCCGGTGTGGATGCAGCTGGAAGCCGACTTCAATCCCCGCGGCAATGTCCACACCATTGTTCGGGTCAGCCATGGAACGCGTCAGCCCTGTTGA
- a CDS encoding acyl carrier protein: protein MQDRLIEILHRISGADPSTIKPESLLMEDIGIDSLGFYEILIEADTSFGIRIKEEDLLKFRTVADIQSHLESLDIQPTHAETT, encoded by the coding sequence TTGCAAGATCGCCTGATCGAGATCCTGCATCGCATCTCCGGAGCTGATCCGTCGACGATCAAGCCGGAGTCTCTCCTCATGGAGGACATCGGCATCGATTCACTTGGGTTCTACGAAATCCTGATCGAAGCCGACACCAGCTTCGGAATCCGGATCAAGGAAGAGGATCTGCTGAAGTTCAGAACAGTCGCGGATATCCAGAGCCACCTGGAGTCTCTGGACATCCAGCCAACCCATGCCGAAACCACCTGA
- the purB gene encoding adenylosuccinate lyase translates to MIERYTLPEMGAVWNEQAKFQSWLDVEIAATEANCRLGRVPQEALDTIKAKASFEVERILEIEAEVRHDVIAFLTNVNEHVGDAGRYIHVGMTSSDVLDTGLALQLKQSIVLLRQELDALADALRTLARAHKDTEMIGRSHAIHGEPITFGFKVAGWLAETERNRQRLQRLERDVAVGQISGAMGTYANTDPQVEAISCDILGLVPDTASTQVISRDRHADYVQTLALVGASLERFSTEIRNLQRTDVLEVEENFAKGQKGSSAMPHKRNPIRSERIGGLARVLRSYTIAALENVALWHERDISHSSTERMMLPDCSVTLHFMLREMTAVVNSLGIYPENMRRNMNVYGGVVFSQRVLLALVGSGMSREEAYRVVQRNAHTAWNTDGGNFRANLEGDADVTGRLSDDQLADCFATDVHQANLGVIWDRLAI, encoded by the coding sequence TTGATCGAGCGCTACACCCTGCCCGAGATGGGTGCTGTCTGGAATGAGCAGGCCAAATTCCAGAGCTGGCTGGATGTTGAGATCGCCGCCACGGAAGCCAATTGCCGCCTCGGCCGCGTCCCTCAGGAGGCCCTGGACACCATCAAGGCCAAGGCGAGCTTTGAGGTGGAACGCATCCTCGAAATTGAAGCTGAGGTGCGTCATGACGTCATCGCCTTCCTCACCAATGTGAATGAACACGTCGGCGATGCCGGGCGTTACATCCACGTCGGCATGACAAGCTCCGATGTTCTGGATACAGGCCTGGCGCTGCAGCTGAAACAGTCCATTGTCTTGCTCCGTCAGGAATTGGACGCACTGGCAGACGCGTTGAGGACCTTGGCAAGGGCTCATAAAGACACGGAGATGATCGGTCGTTCCCATGCCATTCACGGGGAACCGATCACCTTCGGATTCAAGGTGGCCGGTTGGTTGGCGGAGACAGAACGCAATCGCCAGCGGCTTCAACGTCTGGAACGGGATGTGGCCGTTGGCCAAATCAGTGGTGCCATGGGGACCTACGCAAACACCGATCCTCAGGTTGAAGCCATCAGCTGCGACATTCTTGGCCTGGTGCCGGACACGGCCAGTACCCAGGTGATCTCCCGTGATCGCCATGCCGACTATGTGCAAACCCTGGCCCTGGTAGGCGCCTCCCTAGAACGCTTCTCCACCGAGATCCGCAATCTGCAACGGACCGATGTGCTGGAAGTGGAGGAGAACTTCGCGAAAGGCCAGAAAGGCAGTTCAGCCATGCCGCACAAGCGCAACCCGATCCGCAGCGAACGAATCGGCGGACTCGCCCGTGTTCTGCGCAGCTACACCATCGCCGCCCTGGAAAACGTGGCGCTTTGGCATGAACGGGACATCAGCCACAGCTCCACAGAGCGCATGATGCTGCCGGACTGCTCGGTCACCCTCCACTTCATGCTGAGGGAGATGACCGCCGTGGTGAATAGTCTGGGTATCTACCCCGAGAACATGCGGCGGAACATGAACGTCTACGGCGGCGTGGTGTTCAGCCAGCGGGTCCTGCTGGCTCTGGTGGGCAGCGGCATGAGCCGGGAGGAGGCTTACCGGGTGGTGCAACGCAACGCCCATACCGCCTGGAATACCGATGGCGGTAATTTCCGGGCCAATCTGGAGGGTGACGCGGATGTCACTGGACGTCTTTCAGACGATCAGCTTGCCGACTGCTTCGCCACCGATGTGCATCAGGCCAATCTCGGGGTGATCTGGGATCGTCTGGCGATTTAG
- a CDS encoding GNAT family N-acyltransferase gives MTLSGSSIPSEQTLSSELIESLRCDGRLFDVEGLDLYLIRGDQFPAVAEAVGRLRESTYREQLSGSGETLDLDGRDQAYDHLLLVETNSGVLAGSARLQFLPAGSRGDDLPDGNSSYLEHVYPGIKKTLTDLGNHLEIGRVALANRFQRQPHSLMALFRGGLLIAVRSGYTTLHGLVSYNHFAYADAVNEVFLSNLMQPPYRQSEPTLPAPRHPVETIRASDAPSDIPNVQALEVEIRSHHADTFRLPVLLRQYFNLMEARVCGLSLARDFNQITEILMSADLSRLPEERLRFFIDVVHNPIYQQFSWYRGEGSTEQR, from the coding sequence ATGACACTGTCTGGTTCGTCCATTCCGTCGGAGCAGACCCTGTCGAGCGAGCTGATCGAATCGCTCCGTTGTGATGGCCGACTCTTCGATGTCGAGGGGCTTGATCTGTACCTGATCCGCGGAGATCAGTTCCCTGCCGTGGCCGAAGCGGTCGGACGACTGCGGGAGTCCACCTATCGCGAACAGCTGTCCGGCTCGGGAGAGACCTTGGATCTCGATGGGCGCGACCAGGCCTATGACCATCTCCTGCTGGTGGAAACCAACAGTGGAGTTCTCGCCGGCTCAGCCCGGCTTCAGTTTCTTCCCGCAGGCAGCCGAGGAGACGATCTTCCAGACGGAAACAGCTCCTACCTGGAACACGTCTATCCAGGCATCAAAAAAACCCTGACGGATCTGGGCAATCATCTGGAAATCGGCCGGGTCGCTCTCGCGAATCGCTTTCAGCGGCAGCCCCATTCGCTGATGGCCCTGTTCCGAGGAGGATTGCTGATTGCTGTGCGCTCCGGGTACACAACCCTGCACGGACTGGTGTCCTACAACCACTTCGCCTACGCCGATGCGGTCAACGAGGTCTTTCTCAGCAACCTGATGCAGCCGCCCTATCGGCAGAGCGAACCGACACTGCCGGCACCTCGTCATCCCGTTGAGACCATCCGAGCCAGTGACGCTCCCAGCGACATTCCCAATGTCCAGGCATTGGAAGTTGAGATCCGCAGCCACCATGCCGACACGTTTCGACTGCCCGTTCTCCTGCGTCAGTACTTCAATCTGATGGAGGCCCGCGTCTGCGGTCTCTCCCTCGCCAGGGACTTCAATCAGATTACAGAAATCCTGATGTCCGCAGATCTCAGCCGGTTGCCAGAAGAACGTCTGCGTTTCTTCATCGATGTGGTCCACAATCCCATCTACCAGCAATTCAGCTGGTACCGAGGAGAAGGATCAACTGAGCAGCGCTGA
- a CDS encoding cytochrome c biogenesis protein ResB, protein MRRLAGLLSDLRLAIVLLLLVALASAIGTAIPQGDPPASYIDAYTETPWLGLLSGDQVLQLQLDHVYSSGWFLALLAWLGLALILCSWRRQWPALQAACQWIDYKTPRQLSKLSIAETVACENADDSLQRLSSLLRSRGWQLNSQDGRLAARKGLAGRVGPLLVHTGLVLLMLGAVWGALAGHRLERFLAPGRSLDLLNRLGDNQVTITLKDFQIERDAAGRPEQFRSALELEGRQQSQVSEISVNHPLRYRGITIYQADWSLATITLQIGKSPELELPLQTFPQLGEQVWGLVLPTRPDGSEPVLLSLETEEGPVQIFDGNGERLALLRPGGEPGDVKGLPLRVASVLPASGLLLKRDPGVPLVYLGFAVTLLGGGLSLIATRQVWAIANDRQLHVGGLCNRNLTAFAVELPLILQEVQQG, encoded by the coding sequence ATGCGTCGCCTGGCGGGCCTGCTCTCCGATCTGCGGCTTGCCATTGTGTTGCTGCTGTTGGTCGCTCTGGCCAGCGCCATCGGCACAGCCATTCCCCAGGGTGATCCTCCCGCCAGTTACATCGACGCCTACACAGAGACCCCCTGGCTGGGGCTGCTGAGCGGCGATCAGGTTCTTCAACTGCAGCTGGATCATGTGTATTCCAGTGGCTGGTTTCTGGCACTGCTCGCCTGGCTGGGGCTCGCCCTGATCCTGTGCAGCTGGCGCCGTCAATGGCCTGCACTCCAGGCAGCCTGCCAGTGGATCGACTACAAGACGCCACGACAACTCAGCAAACTCTCCATCGCTGAAACGGTGGCTTGTGAAAACGCCGACGACAGCCTTCAGCGTCTGTCGTCGTTGCTGCGGTCCAGGGGCTGGCAGCTGAACAGCCAGGACGGGAGGCTGGCCGCACGCAAGGGACTTGCGGGTCGCGTTGGTCCCCTCTTGGTGCATACAGGGCTGGTGCTGTTGATGCTGGGAGCTGTCTGGGGGGCGTTGGCGGGACATCGCCTCGAACGGTTCCTGGCCCCTGGCCGCAGTTTGGATCTGCTCAACCGCCTCGGCGACAACCAAGTCACGATCACGCTGAAGGATTTCCAGATCGAGCGGGATGCGGCTGGGCGGCCTGAACAGTTCCGCTCCGCCCTTGAATTGGAGGGGCGCCAGCAATCCCAGGTCTCGGAAATCAGCGTCAACCACCCCCTCAGATATCGCGGCATCACGATTTACCAGGCGGACTGGTCGTTGGCGACGATCACCCTTCAGATCGGCAAAAGCCCGGAACTGGAGCTGCCCCTGCAGACCTTCCCGCAGCTGGGGGAGCAGGTCTGGGGCTTGGTTCTGCCGACTCGGCCAGACGGTTCGGAGCCCGTGCTGCTGAGCCTGGAGACGGAAGAAGGCCCCGTGCAGATCTTTGATGGCAATGGCGAGCGCCTGGCCCTGTTACGTCCTGGAGGAGAGCCAGGCGACGTGAAGGGATTACCTCTGAGGGTGGCGTCCGTTCTGCCGGCGAGTGGCCTGTTGCTGAAACGTGATCCTGGGGTGCCGCTCGTCTACCTCGGATTTGCCGTGACGCTCCTGGGAGGTGGGCTCAGCCTGATAGCGACACGTCAGGTCTGGGCCATCGCCAACGACAGACAGCTGCATGTGGGAGGACTCTGCAACCGCAATCTCACTGCATTCGCAGTGGAGCTGCCATTGATCCTGCAGGAGGTTCAACAGGGCTGA
- a CDS encoding polysaccharide biosynthesis/export family protein, with product MSFLRRPGSSQQQCVAAVLAGGLLCLPFAAVAQAAPQGSTALAMNDSMGSVLEGKSYRYRLGPGDQLSMTVFKMEGYEAKVEVLSDGTINLPRIGTIEVWGLTLEEAKQSITSSYAKILRRPLVHLDLVAPRPIKVTVTGDVETPGVFSLPARGDGGWPTLVDVVRKAGGIGATGDLSRLELIRPSQTPGVEPTRYSFDYLSILRDGGHAPIPLIYDGDSIRVYKAENLSNSDMITAAASNFAPDTIKVNVIGEVAKPGVVEVPSNSPVSRAILATGGITRRGSDNTVELIRVDGEGKPSVKRLGFNPKATLSSPTNPPLRQGDVLVVNRNQLAKVTDSMSDALEPFNPIIKATSIFRLLGLPVGGLLGF from the coding sequence ATGTCTTTTCTCCGCCGTCCAGGATCCTCTCAGCAGCAGTGTGTCGCCGCAGTCCTGGCCGGCGGTTTGCTTTGTCTTCCCTTTGCAGCCGTTGCCCAGGCCGCACCCCAGGGTTCCACGGCGCTCGCCATGAACGATTCGATGGGGTCTGTTCTTGAGGGAAAGTCTTACCGCTATCGCCTGGGTCCTGGTGATCAGCTTTCAATGACGGTCTTCAAGATGGAGGGCTATGAAGCCAAGGTTGAAGTCCTCAGTGATGGCACCATCAACCTCCCCCGTATCGGCACGATTGAGGTCTGGGGTTTGACGCTGGAGGAGGCGAAGCAATCCATTACCAGTAGTTACGCCAAGATTCTGCGCAGGCCTCTGGTTCATCTCGATCTTGTCGCCCCTCGCCCGATCAAGGTCACCGTTACGGGAGATGTGGAAACACCAGGTGTGTTTTCGCTTCCAGCCAGAGGGGACGGGGGTTGGCCCACCCTTGTGGACGTTGTGAGGAAAGCCGGGGGCATCGGGGCTACTGGTGATCTCTCGCGGCTGGAATTGATTCGTCCCTCACAGACTCCAGGTGTTGAGCCAACCCGTTACAGCTTCGACTATCTCTCCATTCTCAGGGATGGGGGCCATGCTCCTATTCCGTTGATCTATGACGGAGACAGCATTCGGGTTTACAAAGCAGAAAATCTCAGCAATTCAGACATGATTACGGCCGCGGCATCCAACTTTGCTCCGGACACCATCAAAGTGAATGTGATTGGTGAAGTCGCGAAGCCAGGTGTGGTGGAAGTGCCGTCAAATTCTCCAGTCTCAAGGGCGATTTTGGCGACAGGTGGCATCACACGTCGAGGTAGTGACAACACCGTTGAGCTCATTCGTGTTGATGGAGAGGGGAAACCCTCTGTGAAGCGTCTCGGGTTCAACCCCAAAGCCACCCTCAGCAGCCCGACCAACCCACCCCTGCGTCAGGGGGATGTGCTGGTGGTGAATCGCAATCAACTCGCCAAGGTAACGGATTCCATGTCGGATGCGTTGGAGCCGTTCAATCCCATCATCAAGGCAACATCTATTTTTCGTCTGCTCGGCCTTCCTGTTGGAGGGTTGTTGGGTTTCTGA
- a CDS encoding P-II family nitrogen regulator yields the protein MQKIEAIIRPFKLEDVKVALVEAGIIGMTVTEVRGFGRQKGQVERYRGSEFTVEFLQKLKIEVVVEESLVEAVVTAIGDAARTGEIGDGKIFISPVQSVVRIRTGERDASAL from the coding sequence ATGCAAAAAATCGAAGCGATCATCCGTCCGTTCAAGCTGGAAGATGTCAAGGTGGCCTTGGTTGAAGCTGGAATTATCGGCATGACGGTGACAGAGGTCCGAGGCTTTGGCCGCCAGAAGGGCCAGGTTGAGCGTTACCGAGGTTCAGAGTTCACCGTTGAGTTCCTGCAAAAGCTGAAAATCGAGGTTGTTGTAGAAGAATCACTTGTTGAAGCAGTTGTCACAGCAATTGGCGATGCGGCACGAACCGGAGAAATTGGTGACGGGAAAATCTTCATCTCACCTGTTCAATCAGTTGTACGGATCAGGACAGGTGAACGAGATGCATCAGCCCTGTAA